CTTGAGCGATTAAGAGTGCGCTAAACGATTTAATCGTACTAATTAGGAGGAACGCCATAATGGGAAATGCTTATACAAAAGCAGGTGTTGATGTCGAGGCAGGCTATGAAGTAGTGGAAAGAATCAAAAAACATGTTAAGCGAACAGAACGCATGGGTGTGATGGGGACTTTGGGCGGTTTTGGGGGATGCTTTGATTTAAGTACGGTGGAAGTGAAGGAACCTGTCTTGATTTCGGGAACAGACGGGGTAGGAACAAAATTGATGTTGGCGATTCAAGAGAATAAGCATGATACGATCGGCATTGATTGTGTTGCTATGTGCGTGAATGATATTGTCGCTCAAGGAGCAGAACCACTATATTTTTTAGACTATATTGCCACAGGGAAAAATAGACCAGAACGTTTAGAACAAGTAGTTGCAGGAGTTGCTGAAGGATGTCTCCAAGCAGGTGCTGCATTGATTGGTGGCGAGACCGCTGAAATGCCAGGTATGTATGGCGAAAATGATTATGATCTAGCCGGATTTGCCGTGGGGATAGCAGAAAAAAGTCAAATAATCACGGGGGATCGCATCAAAGAAGGGGATATTCTTTTGGGTTTACCCTCTAGTGGGGTTCATTCAAATGGTTATTCTCTCGTACGTAAAATATTTTTTGAAACACACCAATTTACTGGAGAAAGTTTATTTTCTGATTTAAACGAAAAGCCATTAGGTGAGGAACTATTAAAACCTACCAAAATATATGTAAAAGCTCTACTGCCATTAATAAAACAGGAATTGGTGAATGGTATTGCTCATATTACGGGTGGTGGTTTTGTAGAAAATATACCGAGAATGTTGCCAAATGGCTTATTTGCAGAAATACAGATTGGCAGCTGGCCGGCATTGCCTATTTTTAAAAGTATAGAAAAATATGGTCAAATCCCATCGTTGGAAATGTATGAAATTTTCAATATGGGAATTGGAATGATTCTAGCGGTGTCTCCTGAAAAAATCGACGATGTGCAAACGATTTTAAAGCAGCAGAATGAACCTAGCTATATTATTGGTAAGATCATTACAGAAGCTGAGCAAGCAGTTGTCTTTAAAGAGGTGTAAGCATGAAGTTAGCGATATTTGCCTCAGGTAATGGCAGTAATTTTCAAGCAATTGCTGAAGCAGTAAAATCGGGAGAAATAGATGCCGAAATCACTTTACTATTTAGTGATAAAAAAGATGCTTACGTAGTTCAAAGAGCAAAAGCACTGCAAATTCCTGTTATTGCATTTTCGCCAAAAGATTTTGACTCAAAAGCGATGTATGAAGCGGAGATTCTCCATTTACTTGAAGAAGAGCAAATCGATCTTGTTGTTTTAGCAGGGTATATGAGGATCATTGGGCCGACTTTATTAGAAGTATTTTCAAATCGTATGGTCAATATCCATCCATCCTTATTACCGAATTTTCCTGGTTTGAATGGAATCAAGGATGCATTTTGTGCAAAGGTAGCGGAAACAGGTGTTACGATTCATTATGTGGATGATGGTGTCGATACAGGACCAATCATTGCCCAAGAAAAAGTCATGATCGAAGGCAATGACACGCTTGCTTCTTTGGAAGAAAAAATTCATAATGTAGAGCATAAACTATTTCCAAGTATTTTAGCGAAACTTATTAAAACACGGCAAGGAGAGAATCATTCATGATAAAAAAAAGAGCGCTGATCAGTGTTTCAGACAAAACAGGGATAATCGCTTTTGCTAAAGGATTGGCAGAACAAGGGATAGAAATTATTTCTACAGGTGGTACAAAAGCTGTGCTTGATCAAGAAGGAATCGCGACGATCTCAATTGAAGAAGTCACCGATTTTCCAGAAATGATGGACGGACGAGTGAAAACATTACATCCGAAAATCCACGGAGGCTTGTTGGGGCGTCGTGATTTAAGTTCACATCTAGAAGCGATGGAACAGTACGGAATACAGCCAATCGATTTTGTCTGTGTAAATCTTTATCCATTTAAGGAAACGATTTTGAAAAAGGATGTAACCCGAGAAGAAGCGATTGAAAATATTGATATTGGTGGACCGAGTATGCTAAGAAGCGCTGCGAAAAATCATCCATTTGTGACTGTTGTTGTAGATCCTAAAGATTACGATCAAATATTGATGGAGCTTTCTGAATCAGGAGAAACAATGCTTTCAACGAGACAAAAATTAGCAGCCAAAGTTTTTCGTCATACCGCAGCCTATGATGCTTTGATTGCAGAATATCTGACTGATGCTGTAGGGGAGCATGAACCAGAAACGTTAACACTCACATATGATTTAAAACAAGTATTGCGCTATGGAGAGAATAGTCATCAGCATGCTTCTTTTTACCAAAATACATTGCCAACTTCTTTTTCAATAGCGAGTGCAACACAGCTTCATGGAAAAGAATTATCTTATAACAATATCAAAGACGCAGATGCTGCGATTCGAATTTCTAGAGAATTTGATCAGCCGACAGTCGTTGCAGTAAAACATATGAATCCGTGTGGAATCGGCATTGGTGAAACAATTAATGAAGCTTATCAATCTGCCTATGCTGCTGATCCTGTCTCGATTTTTGGGGGAATCATTGTCTTGAACCGTGAAGTTGACGGAGAAACTGCTGAAAAAATGCATAAGCTGTTTCTGGAAATCATTATTGCACCAAGTTTTTCACAAGAAGCATTTAATATTTTAAGTAGTAAGAAAAATCTGCGGTTGATGACACTGGATTTTTCTAAGAAGGATGAGTCAAAAGAAGATGAGAAAGTTTCTGTTTTAGGTGGATTATTAGTTCAAAATCAAGATCTGATTGAAGAAAAAACAGAAAACTGGCAAGTGGTGACAAAAAGAACGCCAACGGATGACGAATTAAAAGCGTTAGAATTTGCTTGGAAAACAGTCAAACATGTAAAAAGTAACGCAATCGTTGTTGCGAATAGTCATCAAACTTTAGGAATTGGTGCAGGGCAAATGAATCGTGTTGGATCTGTTCAAATCGCAATCAGTCAAGCTGGAAAAAAAGCCAACGAAGCAGTTTTAGCGAGTGATGCCTTTTTTCCAATGGGAGATAGTGTCGAATACGCCGGGAAACATGGGATTAAAGCGATTGTTCAACCAGGTGGCAGTATCAAAGACCAAGAGTCTATCGATATGGCTGACAAGTATGGGATTGCTATGGTCTTTACTGATGTTAGACACTTTAGACATTAAAAGGAGAATTTGATGGGATTAACAATTTTAGTCATTGGGAGCGGCGGAAGAGAACATGCTATTGCTCAAAAGTTGATTCAAAGTCCTAAAGTAGCAACTGTTTTTTGTGCGAAAGGCAATGCTGGAATGAAAAAAGATGGCATTCAATTGGTAGATATTGCAGAAGATGACCATTCTGGATTAATCAAATTTGCTAAAGAACATAGTGTCGATTGGACATTTGTTGGACCGGAAATTCCATTGTTAAACGGGATCGTTGACGACTTTAAGGCTGCTGGATTACTGGCTTTTGGTCCAGTCAAAGCGGCGGCGTTCATTGAAGGATCTAAAGATTTTGCGAAAACAATTATGAAAAAATACAAAGTACCGACAGCTAATCACCAAACATTCTTTGATTTTGAAAAAGCTCGGGCTTATGTTATGAAAAAAGGTGCTCCAATCGTCATTAAAGCTGATGGTTTAGCTGCTGGAAAAGGTGTTGTAGTCGCAATGACGGTTGAAGAGGCTGTTGAAGCGCTGAATGATATGCTTGAACAGAACAAATTTGGTTCAAGCGGTGCCAAAGTTATTGTTGAAGAGTTTCTTAGCGGGGAAGAATTTTCCTTATTAGCTTTTGTTCGTGAACAGGAAGTTTATCCGATGGTAATCGCCCAAGATCATAAACGCGCCTATGAAAATGATCTTGGCCCTAACACTGGAGGAATGGGTGCATACAGCCCATGCCCGCAGATTTCTGATGAGTTGGTAAAAAAAGCAGTTGAGACAATTCTAAAACCAACAGTACAAGGTATGATTGCAGAAGGAAGAGCTTTTACAGGGATTTTATATGCCGGGTTGATTGCTACTGAAACGGGTCCTAAAGTAATCGAATTTAATGCTCGCTTTGGAGATCCTGAAACGCAAGTTGTGCTTCAGCGTTTAGAAAGTGACTTTGCTCAGATCATTGATGATTTACTGAGAGGAAATAAACCAGAGATAAAGTGGAAAAAAGCAGGATATAGTATAGGCGTTGTTGTCGCTGCTGAAGGTTATCCTGGTGAGTATCAAAAAGGACATCATATCCCAAGTTTTTCAGATCTGGGTTCAAAACATGTTTATTATGCTGGAGTAAAAGAGCAGGGCAATCAATTCATTTCTGATGGTGGACGTATTTATCTAGTTGAAGCTAGTGGAGATACGTTGGAAAAAGCGCGCCAAGCAGTTTATAGTGTGCTGGATAATGTCGAGACACAAGGAACTTTTTATCGAAAAGACATTGGTTTTAAAGGAATCGACAAGTAAGAAATACTACCAATTGAAAAGATAATGTCTTGAATCATATTGATAAAATACGGATAACTTCTAAAAGTCCTTCACACTAAAATTCTGTGTGATATAATCATTTGGAAGGGAAGTTGACGAATGGAAAATAAGATGAATAAAGACGTGTCATTTTCAATTACAGATGTGAAACAGTCGCCTATGACGATTTTTGAAACAGCTAAAGAAATAAAAGCTGGTGTTTATATCTACAATAGAAATAAAGTTGCAGGTGTGATGTTGACTGTAGATCAATATGAAGCACTGATCAAGAAAAAAGCGACGGAGCAAAGCCAAGACATAAAAATAGGGCAATTAAATCAAGCGATACGTCAAAAAATTGCATTTGGCTCATTAATGTCTACTAAAAACTTAGACGATCAATTGGTTTCATTGGAGTTCATTACTAAAAAAAATGATCTTGATGACTACAATGAGATGATGAATGAACTGAATGAGACTGGAAAAATTGAATACCAACTTCAGAAAAAAGAAGATCGAACTAATATTTTTGCTGAGGTTATCGGGGAACAAAGCAACCAATCTCATTTGTCTGATAAGTTGATTGTAAAAAAGATCCACCTTAGAATAGACTAGCTGATAATAGGAATTGCTTATGATTCTATTGTTTTTTATGTATTTCAAGTGAGTAGGCATAGCCTACTCACTTTTTTAGATAGAAAAATGTGGTCATTGAAAATCAAACATATGAGGGCGATAGCGCATAGGTAAGTGGGAAAGTTGGGTTCGCTCATTTTTTCGCTCTTGAATGGTAACGGCTTGAAGAAATGTACGCCAATTTGCTTGGATTTCTTGTTCAGAATCAGCTTTATTGGAGAGTGGCGGGTCGCTATTTTCAATAAAACTGATTTGTCCCTCCTCTATAATACCTAATAAGCGATGGGTATCATCATAAATCATGAGCATTTCCTGAGGATACCTTCTGGCAAAATGAGGGCAGAGGTATGGGAGGGAAAAATGTTTTGGAGAAATGGTACTATAAAGCAGTTTTCCTGCGAACTCAAATCGAATAAAGCCTGTAAAAAGATGAACTTCACCGAATAAAGCTTTTAAAGATTTTTGCAATGCTAAAATAGAAGGATGCCCTAGGTGATTGCTCAACAAATCTTTTGATTCTAAGGCGATTTGAATAGCATCTAGTAAACAGCGTTCCTTTTCTCTTAAGGAACAATAAAATCCATCAATAATAAACTGAGTATTTTCTTTTCTTAATCGTTTCGTCAGTCGTTCATATATTTTTTGAGCTAAAGGTTCATCAGTTTCAATCCAACGGCTTAGAAACAAAGTTTCTACAGCAATATCAGGTGTTAATATGATTTCGGGAAACTGTTTTTTTGTAAATGCGTGATAAACAATTGTCAAAAAACCATAAAAACTGCCGTCATATTCCCATATTTCAGTCGTTTTTTCAATATGCATACTTAGACTCCTTATTTTTAATCGTTTCAAAACGTTCGACGTCAAACAAAGCTAGCTGTTCGTGATGTGATTGACTGTTTGCTTTTTTTAAAGTCTCATATTGTCGTGATGAAATCAAAGAAGAAATGACCCATTCGGGATCGTTGATCAATCCTGATTGGCAAACACCGTTACAGCTGACAAAATATTGAGCCCGCTTGACTACTACGCCTAATTTTTTTAAGTCAGTAAGGTGCAATTGATAGTACTTTCGGGCTTTTATAATGTTAAGGGCGCTTTTTGGACCGATTCCAGGAATCCGTAACAGCTGATCATAAGAAGCAGATTGAATGTCAACTGGAAATTGATCATAATTTTGGACAGCCCAGTTGGCTTTAGGATCTAGATATAAATTGAAATTAGGCTTATCTTCAGACAAAATCTCAGCTGCAGAAAATCGATAAAATCGCATCAACCAGTCTGCTTGATACAGTCGGTGTTCTCTTAGTAGTGGTGGATCAGTTGTGATCGCTGGCAATAAAGAATCTTGATTTACGGGAATGTAAGCAGAGTAATAGACTCTTTTTAAATCATATTTTTGATAAAGATTTTCAGCGATTGTCACAAT
This sequence is a window from Enterococcus sp. 7F3_DIV0205. Protein-coding genes within it:
- the purM gene encoding phosphoribosylformylglycinamidine cyclo-ligase, which codes for MGNAYTKAGVDVEAGYEVVERIKKHVKRTERMGVMGTLGGFGGCFDLSTVEVKEPVLISGTDGVGTKLMLAIQENKHDTIGIDCVAMCVNDIVAQGAEPLYFLDYIATGKNRPERLEQVVAGVAEGCLQAGAALIGGETAEMPGMYGENDYDLAGFAVGIAEKSQIITGDRIKEGDILLGLPSSGVHSNGYSLVRKIFFETHQFTGESLFSDLNEKPLGEELLKPTKIYVKALLPLIKQELVNGIAHITGGGFVENIPRMLPNGLFAEIQIGSWPALPIFKSIEKYGQIPSLEMYEIFNMGIGMILAVSPEKIDDVQTILKQQNEPSYIIGKIITEAEQAVVFKEV
- the purN gene encoding phosphoribosylglycinamide formyltransferase; protein product: MKLAIFASGNGSNFQAIAEAVKSGEIDAEITLLFSDKKDAYVVQRAKALQIPVIAFSPKDFDSKAMYEAEILHLLEEEQIDLVVLAGYMRIIGPTLLEVFSNRMVNIHPSLLPNFPGLNGIKDAFCAKVAETGVTIHYVDDGVDTGPIIAQEKVMIEGNDTLASLEEKIHNVEHKLFPSILAKLIKTRQGENHS
- the purH gene encoding bifunctional phosphoribosylaminoimidazolecarboxamide formyltransferase/IMP cyclohydrolase, with protein sequence MIKKRALISVSDKTGIIAFAKGLAEQGIEIISTGGTKAVLDQEGIATISIEEVTDFPEMMDGRVKTLHPKIHGGLLGRRDLSSHLEAMEQYGIQPIDFVCVNLYPFKETILKKDVTREEAIENIDIGGPSMLRSAAKNHPFVTVVVDPKDYDQILMELSESGETMLSTRQKLAAKVFRHTAAYDALIAEYLTDAVGEHEPETLTLTYDLKQVLRYGENSHQHASFYQNTLPTSFSIASATQLHGKELSYNNIKDADAAIRISREFDQPTVVAVKHMNPCGIGIGETINEAYQSAYAADPVSIFGGIIVLNREVDGETAEKMHKLFLEIIIAPSFSQEAFNILSSKKNLRLMTLDFSKKDESKEDEKVSVLGGLLVQNQDLIEEKTENWQVVTKRTPTDDELKALEFAWKTVKHVKSNAIVVANSHQTLGIGAGQMNRVGSVQIAISQAGKKANEAVLASDAFFPMGDSVEYAGKHGIKAIVQPGGSIKDQESIDMADKYGIAMVFTDVRHFRH
- the purD gene encoding phosphoribosylamine--glycine ligase; this translates as MGLTILVIGSGGREHAIAQKLIQSPKVATVFCAKGNAGMKKDGIQLVDIAEDDHSGLIKFAKEHSVDWTFVGPEIPLLNGIVDDFKAAGLLAFGPVKAAAFIEGSKDFAKTIMKKYKVPTANHQTFFDFEKARAYVMKKGAPIVIKADGLAAGKGVVVAMTVEEAVEALNDMLEQNKFGSSGAKVIVEEFLSGEEFSLLAFVREQEVYPMVIAQDHKRAYENDLGPNTGGMGAYSPCPQISDELVKKAVETILKPTVQGMIAEGRAFTGILYAGLIATETGPKVIEFNARFGDPETQVVLQRLESDFAQIIDDLLRGNKPEIKWKKAGYSIGVVVAAEGYPGEYQKGHHIPSFSDLGSKHVYYAGVKEQGNQFISDGGRIYLVEASGDTLEKARQAVYSVLDNVETQGTFYRKDIGFKGIDK
- a CDS encoding prevent-host-death protein, whose protein sequence is MENKMNKDVSFSITDVKQSPMTIFETAKEIKAGVYIYNRNKVAGVMLTVDQYEALIKKKATEQSQDIKIGQLNQAIRQKIAFGSLMSTKNLDDQLVSLEFITKKNDLDDYNEMMNELNETGKIEYQLQKKEDRTNIFAEVIGEQSNQSHLSDKLIVKKIHLRID
- a CDS encoding TIGR03915 family putative DNA repair protein — its product is MHIEKTTEIWEYDGSFYGFLTIVYHAFTKKQFPEIILTPDIAVETLFLSRWIETDEPLAQKIYERLTKRLRKENTQFIIDGFYCSLREKERCLLDAIQIALESKDLLSNHLGHPSILALQKSLKALFGEVHLFTGFIRFEFAGKLLYSTISPKHFSLPYLCPHFARRYPQEMLMIYDDTHRLLGIIEEGQISFIENSDPPLSNKADSEQEIQANWRTFLQAVTIQERKNERTQLSHLPMRYRPHMFDFQ